One segment of Labrus mixtus chromosome 10, fLabMix1.1, whole genome shotgun sequence DNA contains the following:
- the fbxw11a gene encoding F-box and WD repeat domain-containing 11-A isoform X3: MNHVNLWNTSGMESQNLVDDLSPKKNTVLKLSNGPVVGSRKRPSEGNYEKEKEHCIALFDQWSEADQVEFVERLISRMCHYQHGHINSYLKPMLQRDFITALPAQGLDHIAENILSFLDARSLCSAELVCKEWQRVISEGMLWKKLIERMVRTDPLWKGLSERHQWEKYLFKNRTTEVPPNSYYHSLYPKIIQDIETIEANWRCGRHNLQRIQCRSENSKGVYCLQYDDDKIISGLRDNSIKIWDKQSLECLKILTGHTGSVLCLQYDERVIVTGSSDSTVRVWEVTTGEVLNTLIHHNEAVLHLRFANGLMVTCSKDRSIAVWDMASPTDISLRRVLVGHRAAVNVVDFDDKYIVSASGDRTIKVWSTSTCEFVRTLNGHKRGIACLQYRDRLVVSGSSDNTIRLWDIECGACLRVLEGHEELVRCIRFDNKRIVSGAYDGKIKVWDLQAALDPRAPASTLCLRTLVEHSGRVFRLQFDEFQIISSSHDDTILIWDFLNVSTNGQSEGRSPSRTYTYISR; this comes from the exons AACACATCAGGTATGGAGTCACAGAATCTGGTGGATGATCTGTCGCCAAAGAAGAACACAGTTCTcaag CTTAGTAATGGTCCTGTTGTGGGGTCCCGCAAGCGTCCATCAGAAGGGAACTACGAGAAGGAGAAGGAACACTGCATCGCTCTGTTTGACCAGTGGTCGGAGGCTGACCAGGTGGAGTTTGTCGAACGCCTGATCTCCCGTATGTGCCACTACCAGCACGGCCACATCAACTCCTACCTCAAACCCATGCTGCAGAGGGACTTCATCACTGCGCTGCCAG CACAAGGCTTGGATCACATAGCAGAGAACATCCTGTCTTTCCTGGATGCACGCTCGCTATGCTCAGCAGAGCTGGTGTGTAAGGAGTGGCAGAGGGTCATCTCTGAGGGGATGCTGTGGAAGAAGCTCATTGAACGCATGGTCCGCACCGACCCGCTCTGGAAAGGCCTGTCTGAGAGACACCAGTG GGAGAAATATCTGTTCAAGAACCGCACGACAGAGGTCCCACCCAACTCCTACTATCACTCCCTTTATCCCAAGATCATCCAAGACATAGAG ACTATTGAGGCTAATTGGCGGTGCGGCAGACACAACTTGCAGAGGATTCAGTGTCGCTCTGAAAACAGTAAAGGGGTTTACTGTCTGCAGTACGACGATGACAAGATCATCAGTGGCCTTAGGGATAATTCCATCAAG ATCTGGGATAAGCAGTCTCTGGAGTGTCTGAAGATACTGACCGGTCACACAGGATCAGTGTTGTGTCTGCAGTATGATGAGAGGGTCATCGTAACTGGGTCGTCTGACTCAACCGTCAG ggtgTGGGAGGTGACAACAGGTGAGGTACTgaacacactgatccatcacaatGAGGCAGTTCTTCACCTGCGCTTCGCAAATGGCCTCATGGTCACCTGCTCCAAGGACCGTTCGATTGCAGTGTGGGACATGGCCTCTCCCACTGACATCAGCCTACGCCGTGTCCTCGTGGGACACCGGGCCGCCGTCAACGTGGTGGACTTTGACGATAAATACATCGTGTCCGCTTCAGGGGACCGCACCATCAAG GTATGGAGCACCAGCACCTGTGAGTTTGTCCGCACTCTAAATGGTCATAAGCGTGGTATTGCCTGTCTACAGTACAGAGATCGTCTTGTGGTCAGCGGCTCCTCTGACAACACAATCAG GTTATGGGACATCGAGTGTGGAGCGTGTTTGCGAGTGCTTGAAGGTCACGAGGAGCTGGTGCGCTGCATTCGCTTCGACAACAAACGGATTGTCAGCGGCGCCTACGACGG TAAGATAAAGGTGTGGGACCTGCAGGCAGCCCTGGACCCACGAGCCCCCGCCAGCACATTATGTCTGCGCACTCTAGTG GAGCACTCTGGCCGCGTGTTCCGCCTTCAGTTCGATGAGTTTCAGATCATCAGCAGTTCTCACGACGACACCATTCTGATCTGGGACTTTCTGAACGTCTCGACCAATGGCCAGTCAGAGGGGCGGTCTCCCTCTCGCACCTACACTTATATTTCTAGATAG
- the fgf18a gene encoding fibroblast growth factor 18a isoform X1: MWSLLSTLTVLCIQMLLVMCNPLQQVLGVDGVNFSVHVENQTQVRDTMSRRHHRVYQLYSRTSGKHVQVLGRRISARGEDGDKYAQLVVEADTFGSQVRIRGKETNFYLCMNRRGKLVGKKASNRSADCVFVEKVLENHYTALMSARYTGWYVGFTKRGRPRRGPHTLPNQQDVHFMKRFPPGEQPDLTTPFRFTTISKRGKRVRATGPR; the protein is encoded by the exons ATGTGGTCCCTTCTTTCCACGCTGACCGTCTT ATGTATCCAGATGTTGCTGGTGATGTGCAATCCATTACAG caggtaCTTGGTGTGGATGGGGTCAACTTCAGCGTGCATGTGGAGAACCAGACACAGGTACGAGACACCATGAGTCGGCGACACCACCGGGTCTACCAGCTCTACAGCCGCACTAGTGGAAAACATGTCCAGGTGCTGGGACGCAGAATCAGCGCCCGAGGAGAGGATGGGGACAAATAtg CCCAGCTCGTAGTGGAGGCTGATACCTTCGGTAGCCAGGTGAGAATCCGGGGCAAAGAAACAAACTTCTACCTGTGCATGAACCGCCGTGGCAAGCTCGTAGGAAAG AAGGCCAGCAATCGAAGTGCCGACTGTGTCTTTGTGGAAAAGGTTCTGGAAAACCACTACACAGCTCTGATGTCAGCGCGCTACACAGGCTGGTATGTTGGCTTCACTAAAAGAGGCCGCCCTCGCCGCGGCCCACACACCCTCCCCAACCAGCAGGACGTACACTTCATGAAGCGCTTCCCGCCTGGGGAGCAGCCTGACCTCACTACCCCCTTTCGCTTCACCACCATCAGCAAGCGGGGCAAGAGGGTGCGCGCTACAGGGCCTCGCTAG
- the fbxw11a gene encoding F-box and WD repeat domain-containing 11-A isoform X1: MEPEMEDKTLELMCSVPRSLWLGCSSVAESLCALRCLQSIPSTRAHNQNTSGMESQNLVDDLSPKKNTVLKLSNGPVVGSRKRPSEGNYEKEKEHCIALFDQWSEADQVEFVERLISRMCHYQHGHINSYLKPMLQRDFITALPAQGLDHIAENILSFLDARSLCSAELVCKEWQRVISEGMLWKKLIERMVRTDPLWKGLSERHQWEKYLFKNRTTEVPPNSYYHSLYPKIIQDIETIEANWRCGRHNLQRIQCRSENSKGVYCLQYDDDKIISGLRDNSIKIWDKQSLECLKILTGHTGSVLCLQYDERVIVTGSSDSTVRVWEVTTGEVLNTLIHHNEAVLHLRFANGLMVTCSKDRSIAVWDMASPTDISLRRVLVGHRAAVNVVDFDDKYIVSASGDRTIKVWSTSTCEFVRTLNGHKRGIACLQYRDRLVVSGSSDNTIRLWDIECGACLRVLEGHEELVRCIRFDNKRIVSGAYDGKIKVWDLQAALDPRAPASTLCLRTLVEHSGRVFRLQFDEFQIISSSHDDTILIWDFLNVSTNGQSEGRSPSRTYTYISR; encoded by the exons TGGGCTGCTCCTCGGTGGCTGAGAGTTTGTGTGCACTCAGGTGCCTGCAGAGCATCCCCTCCACCCGGGCTCACAACCAG AACACATCAGGTATGGAGTCACAGAATCTGGTGGATGATCTGTCGCCAAAGAAGAACACAGTTCTcaag CTTAGTAATGGTCCTGTTGTGGGGTCCCGCAAGCGTCCATCAGAAGGGAACTACGAGAAGGAGAAGGAACACTGCATCGCTCTGTTTGACCAGTGGTCGGAGGCTGACCAGGTGGAGTTTGTCGAACGCCTGATCTCCCGTATGTGCCACTACCAGCACGGCCACATCAACTCCTACCTCAAACCCATGCTGCAGAGGGACTTCATCACTGCGCTGCCAG CACAAGGCTTGGATCACATAGCAGAGAACATCCTGTCTTTCCTGGATGCACGCTCGCTATGCTCAGCAGAGCTGGTGTGTAAGGAGTGGCAGAGGGTCATCTCTGAGGGGATGCTGTGGAAGAAGCTCATTGAACGCATGGTCCGCACCGACCCGCTCTGGAAAGGCCTGTCTGAGAGACACCAGTG GGAGAAATATCTGTTCAAGAACCGCACGACAGAGGTCCCACCCAACTCCTACTATCACTCCCTTTATCCCAAGATCATCCAAGACATAGAG ACTATTGAGGCTAATTGGCGGTGCGGCAGACACAACTTGCAGAGGATTCAGTGTCGCTCTGAAAACAGTAAAGGGGTTTACTGTCTGCAGTACGACGATGACAAGATCATCAGTGGCCTTAGGGATAATTCCATCAAG ATCTGGGATAAGCAGTCTCTGGAGTGTCTGAAGATACTGACCGGTCACACAGGATCAGTGTTGTGTCTGCAGTATGATGAGAGGGTCATCGTAACTGGGTCGTCTGACTCAACCGTCAG ggtgTGGGAGGTGACAACAGGTGAGGTACTgaacacactgatccatcacaatGAGGCAGTTCTTCACCTGCGCTTCGCAAATGGCCTCATGGTCACCTGCTCCAAGGACCGTTCGATTGCAGTGTGGGACATGGCCTCTCCCACTGACATCAGCCTACGCCGTGTCCTCGTGGGACACCGGGCCGCCGTCAACGTGGTGGACTTTGACGATAAATACATCGTGTCCGCTTCAGGGGACCGCACCATCAAG GTATGGAGCACCAGCACCTGTGAGTTTGTCCGCACTCTAAATGGTCATAAGCGTGGTATTGCCTGTCTACAGTACAGAGATCGTCTTGTGGTCAGCGGCTCCTCTGACAACACAATCAG GTTATGGGACATCGAGTGTGGAGCGTGTTTGCGAGTGCTTGAAGGTCACGAGGAGCTGGTGCGCTGCATTCGCTTCGACAACAAACGGATTGTCAGCGGCGCCTACGACGG TAAGATAAAGGTGTGGGACCTGCAGGCAGCCCTGGACCCACGAGCCCCCGCCAGCACATTATGTCTGCGCACTCTAGTG GAGCACTCTGGCCGCGTGTTCCGCCTTCAGTTCGATGAGTTTCAGATCATCAGCAGTTCTCACGACGACACCATTCTGATCTGGGACTTTCTGAACGTCTCGACCAATGGCCAGTCAGAGGGGCGGTCTCCCTCTCGCACCTACACTTATATTTCTAGATAG
- the fbxw11a gene encoding F-box and WD repeat domain-containing 11-A isoform X2: MEPEMEDKTLELMNTSGMESQNLVDDLSPKKNTVLKLSNGPVVGSRKRPSEGNYEKEKEHCIALFDQWSEADQVEFVERLISRMCHYQHGHINSYLKPMLQRDFITALPAQGLDHIAENILSFLDARSLCSAELVCKEWQRVISEGMLWKKLIERMVRTDPLWKGLSERHQWEKYLFKNRTTEVPPNSYYHSLYPKIIQDIETIEANWRCGRHNLQRIQCRSENSKGVYCLQYDDDKIISGLRDNSIKIWDKQSLECLKILTGHTGSVLCLQYDERVIVTGSSDSTVRVWEVTTGEVLNTLIHHNEAVLHLRFANGLMVTCSKDRSIAVWDMASPTDISLRRVLVGHRAAVNVVDFDDKYIVSASGDRTIKVWSTSTCEFVRTLNGHKRGIACLQYRDRLVVSGSSDNTIRLWDIECGACLRVLEGHEELVRCIRFDNKRIVSGAYDGKIKVWDLQAALDPRAPASTLCLRTLVEHSGRVFRLQFDEFQIISSSHDDTILIWDFLNVSTNGQSEGRSPSRTYTYISR, from the exons AACACATCAGGTATGGAGTCACAGAATCTGGTGGATGATCTGTCGCCAAAGAAGAACACAGTTCTcaag CTTAGTAATGGTCCTGTTGTGGGGTCCCGCAAGCGTCCATCAGAAGGGAACTACGAGAAGGAGAAGGAACACTGCATCGCTCTGTTTGACCAGTGGTCGGAGGCTGACCAGGTGGAGTTTGTCGAACGCCTGATCTCCCGTATGTGCCACTACCAGCACGGCCACATCAACTCCTACCTCAAACCCATGCTGCAGAGGGACTTCATCACTGCGCTGCCAG CACAAGGCTTGGATCACATAGCAGAGAACATCCTGTCTTTCCTGGATGCACGCTCGCTATGCTCAGCAGAGCTGGTGTGTAAGGAGTGGCAGAGGGTCATCTCTGAGGGGATGCTGTGGAAGAAGCTCATTGAACGCATGGTCCGCACCGACCCGCTCTGGAAAGGCCTGTCTGAGAGACACCAGTG GGAGAAATATCTGTTCAAGAACCGCACGACAGAGGTCCCACCCAACTCCTACTATCACTCCCTTTATCCCAAGATCATCCAAGACATAGAG ACTATTGAGGCTAATTGGCGGTGCGGCAGACACAACTTGCAGAGGATTCAGTGTCGCTCTGAAAACAGTAAAGGGGTTTACTGTCTGCAGTACGACGATGACAAGATCATCAGTGGCCTTAGGGATAATTCCATCAAG ATCTGGGATAAGCAGTCTCTGGAGTGTCTGAAGATACTGACCGGTCACACAGGATCAGTGTTGTGTCTGCAGTATGATGAGAGGGTCATCGTAACTGGGTCGTCTGACTCAACCGTCAG ggtgTGGGAGGTGACAACAGGTGAGGTACTgaacacactgatccatcacaatGAGGCAGTTCTTCACCTGCGCTTCGCAAATGGCCTCATGGTCACCTGCTCCAAGGACCGTTCGATTGCAGTGTGGGACATGGCCTCTCCCACTGACATCAGCCTACGCCGTGTCCTCGTGGGACACCGGGCCGCCGTCAACGTGGTGGACTTTGACGATAAATACATCGTGTCCGCTTCAGGGGACCGCACCATCAAG GTATGGAGCACCAGCACCTGTGAGTTTGTCCGCACTCTAAATGGTCATAAGCGTGGTATTGCCTGTCTACAGTACAGAGATCGTCTTGTGGTCAGCGGCTCCTCTGACAACACAATCAG GTTATGGGACATCGAGTGTGGAGCGTGTTTGCGAGTGCTTGAAGGTCACGAGGAGCTGGTGCGCTGCATTCGCTTCGACAACAAACGGATTGTCAGCGGCGCCTACGACGG TAAGATAAAGGTGTGGGACCTGCAGGCAGCCCTGGACCCACGAGCCCCCGCCAGCACATTATGTCTGCGCACTCTAGTG GAGCACTCTGGCCGCGTGTTCCGCCTTCAGTTCGATGAGTTTCAGATCATCAGCAGTTCTCACGACGACACCATTCTGATCTGGGACTTTCTGAACGTCTCGACCAATGGCCAGTCAGAGGGGCGGTCTCCCTCTCGCACCTACACTTATATTTCTAGATAG
- the fgf18a gene encoding fibroblast growth factor 18a isoform X2: protein MWSLLSTLTVLCIQMLLVMCNPLQQVLGVDGVNFSVHVENQTQVRDTMSRRHHRVYQLYSRTSGKHVQVLGRRISARGEDGDKYAQLVVEADTFGSQVRIRGKETNFYLCMNRRGKLVGKASNRSADCVFVEKVLENHYTALMSARYTGWYVGFTKRGRPRRGPHTLPNQQDVHFMKRFPPGEQPDLTTPFRFTTISKRGKRVRATGPR, encoded by the exons ATGTGGTCCCTTCTTTCCACGCTGACCGTCTT ATGTATCCAGATGTTGCTGGTGATGTGCAATCCATTACAG caggtaCTTGGTGTGGATGGGGTCAACTTCAGCGTGCATGTGGAGAACCAGACACAGGTACGAGACACCATGAGTCGGCGACACCACCGGGTCTACCAGCTCTACAGCCGCACTAGTGGAAAACATGTCCAGGTGCTGGGACGCAGAATCAGCGCCCGAGGAGAGGATGGGGACAAATAtg CCCAGCTCGTAGTGGAGGCTGATACCTTCGGTAGCCAGGTGAGAATCCGGGGCAAAGAAACAAACTTCTACCTGTGCATGAACCGCCGTGGCAAGCTCGTAGGAAAG GCCAGCAATCGAAGTGCCGACTGTGTCTTTGTGGAAAAGGTTCTGGAAAACCACTACACAGCTCTGATGTCAGCGCGCTACACAGGCTGGTATGTTGGCTTCACTAAAAGAGGCCGCCCTCGCCGCGGCCCACACACCCTCCCCAACCAGCAGGACGTACACTTCATGAAGCGCTTCCCGCCTGGGGAGCAGCCTGACCTCACTACCCCCTTTCGCTTCACCACCATCAGCAAGCGGGGCAAGAGGGTGCGCGCTACAGGGCCTCGCTAG